A stretch of Arachis hypogaea cultivar Tifrunner chromosome 15, arahy.Tifrunner.gnm2.J5K5, whole genome shotgun sequence DNA encodes these proteins:
- the LOC112750218 gene encoding uncharacterized protein produces MLDSLNECLQISGMLLDESQVRSIVDEIKQVITASSSRKRERAERTKAEDFDAEESELIKEENEQEEEVFDQVGEILGTLIKTFKASFLPFFDELLSYLTPLWVCSSQKLSLLFSN; encoded by the exons ATGTTGGATTCATTGAATGAATGCTTACAG ATTTCTGGGATGCTTTTGGATGAAAGCCAGGTCAGGTCCATTGTTGACGAGATAAAACAAGTGATCACAGCTAGTTCAAGTAGGAAAAGAGAGAGGGCAGAGAGGACCAAAGCTGAAGATTTTGATGCTGAAGAGAGTGAGCTGATTAAAGAGGAAAATGAACAAGAGGAAGAAGTTTTTGATCAA GTGGGAGAGATATTGGGAACTTTGATCAAAACCTTCAAAGCCTCCTTCTTACCTTTCTTCGATGAACTATTATCATATTTGACACCTCTGTGGGTATGTTCCTCCCAGAAGCTGTCACTTCTCTTCTCTAATTAG